The bacterium genome includes a window with the following:
- the fliG gene encoding flagellar motor switch protein FliG, whose protein sequence is MAMNLTGRQKAATLLVTLGSESSAKVFKHLRDEEIEQITLEIARLPKVESDTRKEVMKEFQQMLMAQEFIAQGGIEYAREILEQALGSEKAVSVINRLISSLEVKPFDFIRKTEPTQLLSFIQNEHPQTIALILSYLPAESASSILSSLPSEIQSDVTRRIAFMDRTSPDVLREIERVLEKKLSSFIGQNVSAVGGVAAVVEMLNNADRATEKAILESLTEDDPELVEEIKKRLFVFEDITMLDDRSIQRVLREVDIPALALALKGVDETIKDKIFNNMPKRAAAMLKDELEFMGPVRAKDVEEAQQKVVNIIRQLEESGDIIIARGGKGGEAIIA, encoded by the coding sequence ATGGCTATGAATTTAACCGGAAGACAGAAAGCAGCTACTTTATTAGTTACCTTAGGTTCAGAATCTTCGGCTAAGGTTTTTAAGCATTTAAGAGATGAAGAGATTGAACAAATAACCTTAGAGATTGCTCGTCTACCTAAAGTAGAATCAGATACCAGAAAAGAAGTAATGAAAGAATTTCAACAGATGCTTATGGCTCAAGAGTTTATTGCTCAAGGAGGTATAGAATATGCTAGAGAGATATTGGAGCAAGCTTTAGGAAGTGAAAAGGCAGTCTCCGTGATCAATCGCTTAATATCTTCTTTAGAGGTAAAACCTTTTGATTTTATTAGAAAGACTGAACCTACCCAGCTTCTAAGCTTTATTCAAAACGAACACCCTCAGACCATTGCTTTAATCTTATCCTACCTGCCAGCTGAAAGCGCTTCTTCTATTTTATCATCACTTCCTTCAGAAATTCAGTCTGATGTAACGAGAAGAATTGCTTTTATGGATCGTACTTCACCTGATGTGCTGAGAGAAATAGAAAGGGTATTAGAAAAAAAACTATCTTCTTTTATTGGTCAAAATGTAAGTGCAGTAGGTGGCGTTGCTGCGGTGGTAGAAATGCTTAATAATGCTGATCGAGCTACAGAAAAAGCAATCTTGGAAAGTTTGACCGAAGATGATCCAGAGTTAGTGGAGGAGATTAAAAAGCGATTATTTGTCTTTGAAGATATTACCATGCTGGATGACCGTTCAATTCAAAGAGTTTTAAGAGAAGTAGATATACCAGCCTTAGCTTTAGCTTTAAAAGGAGTAGATGAAACAATTAAAGATAAGATATTTAATAATATGCCCAAAAGAGCAGCGGCTATGTTAAAAGATGAATTAGAATTTATGGGCCCTGTCCGAGCTAAAGATGTAGAAGAGGCTCAACAAAAGGTAGTTAATATTATTAGGCAGTTAGAAGAGTCTGGAGATATTATTATTGCTCGTGGCGGTAAAGGAGGAGAAGCGATCATTGCCTAA